One genomic region from Spirosoma sp. KCTC 42546 encodes:
- a CDS encoding Gfo/Idh/MocA family protein, with product MNKSRRQFLQNSTQLAASAGLTTLLPNEVMVASQPRLFSAADTVSVGLIGCNSMGWADLTSMLKNPGVRCIALCDVDQNVLNKRAADLAKLPSVMASGQKATLYSDFRKLLENKDIDAVIVGTPDHWHCLPTVYACQAGKDVYVEKPLANSIEECDLMIAAARKHKRITQVGQWQRSGLHWKAALDYVQSGKIGTIRTVKTWAYMPYGKTFPVVANSPVPEGVDYDMWLGPAPKRPFNRNRFHGTFRYFWDYAGGLMTDWGAHMVDIGLWGMKVSTPKSVMSMGGRFAYPDQDGETPDTMQVLYDYGNFTLSWDHAIGIGRGPYDRDHGVAFIGTQGTVVIDRSKWEVLPEVEGGKYLTPAMPTQYGDGKDLDRHTLNFVECIRSRQQTNCPVEVGRNVAVNAQLGNMAHRLGQKLYWDDAKSTVTSDSKANELVKAHYRKPWSLPVV from the coding sequence ATGAATAAATCACGTCGACAATTTCTCCAGAATTCAACCCAGTTAGCCGCCAGTGCGGGCTTGACTACGTTGCTCCCAAACGAAGTTATGGTGGCTTCACAACCTCGTTTGTTTTCCGCTGCCGATACCGTATCGGTTGGCTTGATTGGCTGTAACAGTATGGGCTGGGCCGATCTGACGTCAATGCTCAAGAATCCGGGCGTACGTTGTATCGCCTTGTGCGATGTAGATCAAAACGTGCTCAACAAACGCGCGGCCGATCTGGCAAAACTGCCTTCGGTGATGGCGTCGGGGCAGAAAGCGACGCTCTATTCTGATTTTCGCAAGCTACTGGAGAATAAAGATATCGATGCCGTAATCGTCGGAACACCCGATCACTGGCACTGTTTACCTACGGTATATGCCTGTCAGGCGGGGAAAGATGTGTACGTCGAAAAGCCATTGGCCAATAGCATTGAAGAGTGCGATTTAATGATAGCAGCCGCCCGCAAGCACAAGCGAATTACACAGGTAGGCCAATGGCAGCGGAGCGGCTTGCATTGGAAAGCCGCCCTCGATTATGTGCAGTCGGGCAAGATTGGCACCATTCGAACCGTGAAAACTTGGGCTTATATGCCCTATGGCAAAACGTTTCCGGTGGTTGCTAACAGCCCCGTTCCCGAAGGCGTCGACTACGATATGTGGCTCGGTCCCGCGCCGAAACGGCCCTTCAATCGGAATCGATTCCACGGTACATTTCGGTATTTCTGGGATTACGCCGGTGGTCTGATGACCGACTGGGGCGCCCATATGGTTGATATTGGCTTATGGGGCATGAAGGTATCCACGCCCAAGTCGGTGATGTCGATGGGTGGTCGATTTGCTTACCCGGATCAGGATGGTGAAACCCCCGATACCATGCAAGTGCTCTACGACTATGGGAATTTCACCCTGTCATGGGATCACGCCATTGGTATTGGTCGCGGCCCCTACGACCGCGATCATGGCGTGGCGTTTATTGGTACCCAGGGCACCGTGGTCATTGATCGGAGCAAGTGGGAAGTACTGCCCGAAGTTGAAGGCGGAAAATACCTGACGCCCGCCATGCCAACGCAATACGGCGATGGCAAAGACCTCGACCGACATACGCTGAATTTCGTTGAATGTATCCGAAGTCGCCAGCAAACGAACTGCCCCGTTGAGGTAGGGCGAAACGTAGCGGTGAATGCTCAATTGGGGAATATGGCGCATCGATTGGGCCAAAAGTTATATTGGGACGATGCCAAAAGCACGGTCACCAGCGATTCGAAAGCCAATGAGTTGGTGAAAGCGCATTACCGTAAGCCGTGGAGCTTGCCAGTAGTTTGA
- a CDS encoding Nif3-like dinuclear metal center hexameric protein, with the protein MQNTSGRRKFVVNLTKAVGTTMLINTPGLIQAEQLWANQESITVGQVMDMILKTIPNAPFPKTVDTLKSGNASQNVTGIVSTMFATIEVIEKTIGAGANFIIAHEPTFYNHLDETDWLQNDPVFRHKQELLTKNGIALWRFHDYWHSHRPDGIQTGMLTALGWEKYADAQDAHIITLPATPLKQLITHVKGKLGIKQVRVVGDVTQRCQRVLLMPGAAGGRSQIAAIEKVKPDVIFCGESSEWETPEYVRDARRQGQNVSLVIMGHIMSEAAGMEWLVPWLKPKLPGLKITYIPSENAFTYE; encoded by the coding sequence ATGCAAAACACTTCAGGAAGACGAAAATTTGTTGTGAACCTCACCAAAGCGGTAGGTACGACTATGCTCATCAATACCCCTGGCCTGATTCAGGCTGAGCAACTCTGGGCGAATCAGGAGTCGATTACGGTTGGCCAGGTGATGGATATGATCCTTAAAACGATCCCGAATGCGCCCTTCCCCAAAACGGTCGATACGTTGAAATCGGGCAATGCCTCGCAGAACGTGACGGGCATCGTGTCGACGATGTTTGCGACCATCGAGGTGATCGAAAAAACGATTGGTGCGGGGGCGAACTTCATCATTGCCCACGAGCCAACGTTTTACAACCATTTGGATGAGACCGATTGGCTACAAAATGACCCCGTCTTTCGCCACAAGCAGGAGTTGCTAACTAAAAATGGCATTGCCCTTTGGCGGTTTCACGACTACTGGCATTCGCACCGCCCCGACGGCATTCAGACCGGTATGTTAACGGCTTTAGGTTGGGAGAAATATGCCGATGCGCAGGACGCTCATATCATTACCTTACCCGCTACCCCGCTGAAGCAACTCATCACTCATGTAAAAGGGAAACTGGGTATCAAACAGGTGCGGGTCGTTGGCGATGTGACGCAACGTTGTCAGCGCGTTCTGCTCATGCCGGGTGCTGCGGGCGGTCGAAGCCAGATAGCGGCCATCGAAAAAGTAAAACCAGATGTGATTTTCTGTGGAGAATCCAGCGAATGGGAAACGCCGGAATATGTTCGGGATGCCCGACGGCAGGGGCAGAACGTATCGCTTGTTATCATGGGCCACATCATGAGTGAAGCCGCCGGTATGGAATGGCTCGTACCCTGGCTGAAGCCGAAACTGCCGGGATTGAAAATTACGTATATTCCGTCGGAGAATGCGTTTACGTATGAGTGA
- a CDS encoding YifB family Mg chelatase-like AAA ATPase: MLAKTFGGAVYGVNASLITIEVVVAQGLHFHLVGLPDSAVKESEQRVEASLKFFGYRMPRQKVVVNLAPADIRKEGSAYDLPIGLCVLQASEQITTTRSLEEYVIMGELALDGTLRPIKGVLPIAIEARKQGYKGFVLPVENAQEAAIVNNLDVIGVKTMQDAIEFFEGKKDIEPLVSDTRDLFMSQINAYEVDFSHVQGQENIKRAMEIAAAGGHNVIMIGPPGAGKTMLAKRLPTILPPLSLQEALETTKIHSVAGKLGARATLIATRPYRSPHHTISDAALVGGGSFPQPGEISLAHNGVLFLDELPEFKRSALEVMRQPLEDRKVSISRAKWAVEFPASFMLIASMNPCPCGYYNHPEKECVCGAGVVQKYLAKISGPLLDRIDLHVEVTPVSFDQMTGNRPAEPSEVIRERVIKARERQTTRFVGQEGIYSNAMMPSQMVKEVCVISDAGRALLRTAMERLGLSARAYDRILKVSRTIADLAGSDEIKIEHLAEAIQYRSLDRENWAG, translated from the coding sequence ATGTTAGCCAAAACTTTTGGTGGAGCCGTTTATGGTGTTAATGCCAGTTTGATCACCATTGAAGTCGTTGTTGCTCAGGGTCTGCATTTTCATTTGGTCGGCCTGCCCGACAGTGCCGTAAAAGAAAGCGAGCAGCGCGTTGAAGCCTCATTGAAGTTCTTCGGTTACCGAATGCCCCGCCAGAAAGTGGTGGTTAACCTCGCTCCTGCCGACATTCGGAAAGAAGGGTCCGCCTACGATCTGCCAATTGGGCTTTGCGTTCTGCAAGCCTCCGAACAAATCACAACTACCCGTAGTCTGGAAGAGTACGTCATTATGGGTGAGCTGGCTCTCGATGGTACACTGCGGCCAATCAAAGGCGTATTACCCATTGCCATCGAAGCGCGTAAACAAGGATATAAGGGTTTTGTCCTCCCTGTCGAAAACGCTCAGGAAGCGGCTATTGTCAATAATCTGGATGTTATTGGCGTAAAAACCATGCAGGATGCCATCGAGTTTTTCGAAGGCAAGAAAGACATCGAACCATTGGTTAGCGATACCCGCGACCTGTTCATGAGCCAGATTAACGCCTACGAAGTCGATTTCTCGCATGTGCAGGGTCAGGAGAATATTAAGCGGGCGATGGAAATTGCGGCTGCGGGTGGCCATAATGTGATTATGATTGGGCCACCGGGGGCAGGTAAAACCATGTTAGCCAAACGATTGCCAACTATTTTGCCGCCCTTATCTTTACAGGAAGCACTGGAGACAACCAAGATCCATTCGGTAGCCGGTAAGCTCGGAGCCCGCGCTACCCTGATTGCAACCCGACCGTACCGAAGTCCCCATCACACGATTTCAGATGCCGCATTAGTTGGTGGAGGTAGTTTCCCGCAACCGGGCGAGATCTCATTAGCGCACAACGGGGTGTTATTCTTAGACGAATTACCCGAGTTTAAACGCTCCGCGCTGGAGGTTATGCGCCAGCCGCTCGAAGATCGAAAAGTGAGTATCTCACGGGCGAAATGGGCCGTTGAGTTCCCTGCCAGTTTTATGCTCATTGCCAGCATGAACCCCTGTCCCTGCGGCTACTACAATCACCCCGAAAAAGAGTGCGTCTGTGGCGCAGGTGTCGTTCAGAAATACCTGGCCAAAATCAGCGGCCCACTCCTCGACCGGATTGATCTGCACGTTGAAGTTACTCCTGTTTCCTTCGATCAGATGACGGGCAACCGACCGGCCGAGCCCAGCGAGGTGATCCGCGAGCGAGTCATCAAGGCGCGTGAACGACAAACCACACGCTTCGTAGGCCAGGAGGGTATTTACAGCAACGCCATGATGCCTTCGCAGATGGTGAAAGAGGTGTGCGTGATCAGCGATGCGGGTCGAGCCTTACTCCGGACAGCGATGGAACGATTGGGACTCTCTGCCCGTGCGTACGACCGTATCCTGAAAGTGTCCCGCACGATTGCCGACCTAGCAGGCTCCGACGAAATCAAGATTGAACACCTCGCCGAAGCCATTCAATACCGAAGTCTGGATCGGGAGAATTGGGCGGGCTGA